The Penaeus chinensis breed Huanghai No. 1 chromosome 16, ASM1920278v2, whole genome shotgun sequence genome window below encodes:
- the LOC125033375 gene encoding uncharacterized protein LOC125033375, which translates to MDASNEFKVFLSPSSASAAKKPEGESSNIRQRLVPVINKVFSPSHFMLAQRKTTVYKAVSGVSFQDIELGGKRKSGTKREKKEKRSDKKDDIYTAASEGDKSQVSGRSDKSGGGSKAEARRHRHSLGSHAERPQSFLNDNLEKLSLDKKPRVRSASRTRSASATDNLYLSQAAGESNGQADAPPIKPRRTRSASRPRKALSAVPVPSLTSTSSTSKASSSSGDCHSRQDQRKENGDKQSESGDKNESSSKEGETKNKEEKDCEIEDEDAYGRARSRKKSGRSNKSENSGERQDSEKDSKSKVELKSKEGGDEEPEGGYFSLEKEEKAAGEIKFIYEAVPTNSCEEYLENDQCVEAIYVCQVFRKDSDTEGDEDHVYENYQVIKMTKEGKLITDDDENYANYQIIRRVKEAELLGLPGEPDAGNGADEEDNLYESINFLSQNPLALVQTTAMEARMKRRPRLGSSDSIPFIDDSENSGDETETRNPVAKGVTPGGSVTVITIKDDDKTEITQKVASPLRTKTSPLGAQDGLRGDAKEAEGKSVHEEKLVQASGRGHQTQSEARSKQKKSSEPSAASATAASSSRGCHTAPSRHSYPAASTLIPKLADKVGLNSTRLAPTSEEAGGSAASEKDSRQKKVKKSMSHSDVQSHFKGGLTLSESFSDDDIQHNEDFESFSETDSELDNLDYDMFTPKSSRSGPGSRPPLRRTRRLPRGRSLSASHASPLMTSTPFGTCRNSNGSSIVESTIVLGEELQSPKTFQALLQDKCLNPPDTDVESQAGDLKADKSAPLLIREAGDVAVRGARDVVMSYHSGGGAGTADRVILDDTLSFTWSDAESEFEFIDFKKAEPPKTCVVYQGITLTSSVTATTTTTTTSSIDRKGSAVKRSHSMKGKPTNAALNAR; encoded by the coding sequence ATGGACGCCAGCAACGAGTTCAAGGTGTTCCTCTCGCCGTCGAGCGCGTCGGCCGCCAAGAAGCCGGAGGGCGAGAGCAGCAACATCCGGCAGAGGCTCGTCCCCGTCATCAACAAGGTGTTCTCGCCGTCACACTTCATGCTGGCGCAGAGGAAGACCACCGTGTACAAGGCCGTCTCGGGCGTCTCCTTCCAGGACATCGAGCTTGGCGGCAAGAGGAAGTCcgggacgaagagggagaagaaggaaaagcgatCAGATAAGAAGGACGACATCTACACGGCCGCGAGCGAGGGCGATAAATCGCAGGTGAGCGGCCGAAGCGACAAGTCCGGCGGAGGCAGCAAAGCAGAGGCCCGGAGGCACCGCCACAGCCTGGGCAGCCACGCCGAGCGCCCTCAGTCCTTCCTTAACGACAACCTCGAGAAGCTGAGCCTCGACAAGAAGCCTCGAGTGCGCTCGGCGTCGCGGACACGAAGCGCCAGCGCCACCGACAACCTGTATCTGTCGCAGGCCGCGGGGGAGAGCAATGGGCAGGCGGACGCGCCGCCCATCAAGCCTCGCAGGACGCGGTCGGCCTCACGGCCCCGCAAGGCGCTGTCGGCGGTCCCCGTGCCGTCGCTCACCTCCACGAGCAGCACGAGCAAGGCGAGCAGCAGTTCCGGCGACTGTCACAGTAGACAAGAccagaggaaggaaaatggggatAAACAGAGCGAATCGGGGGATAAGAACGAGAGCTCCAGCAAGGAGGGCGAGACAAAAAACAAGGAGGAAAAGGACTGTGAGATCGAGGACGAGGACGCCTATGGGCGGGCACGCTCCAGGAAGAAGTCTGGAAGGAGCAACAAATCAGAGAATTCCGGCGAAAGACAGGATTCCGAGAAAGACTCCAAGTCGAAAGTCGAATTGAAATCCAAAGAGGGCGGCGACGAGGAGCCCGAAGGCGGCTACTTCAgcctggagaaggaggagaaggcagcgGGAGAGATCAAGTTCATCTACGAGGCCGTCCCGACCAACTCGTGCGAGGAGTACCTGGAGAACGACCAGTGCGTGGAGGCCATCTACGTGTGCCAGGTGTTCCGGAAGGATTCCGACACGGAAGGAGACGAGGACCACGTCTACGAAAACTACCAAGTAATCAAGATGACCAAGGAAGGCAAGCTCATCACGGACGACGACGAGAATTATGCCAACTACCAGATCATCAGGAGGGTCAAGGAGGCCGAGCTCCTAGGTCTGCCCGGAGAGCCTGACGCAGGCAATGGCGCAGACGAGGAGGACAATCTGTATGAGAGCATTAATTTCCTCAGCCAGAATCCTCTTGCTCTCGTCCAGACGACAGCCATGGAGGCCCGGATGAAGAGGCGTCCCCGCCTCGGCTCCAGCGATTCTATTCCTTTCATTGATGACAGCGAGAACTCGGGGGACGAGACGGAGACGAGGAACCCCGTGGCGAAAGGTGTAACTCCCGGGGGGAGTGTCACGGTCATCACTATCAAGGACGACGACAAGACAGAAATCACTCAGAAAGTCGCCAGCCCTCTGCGAACTAAGACATCGCCGCTTGGAGCGCAAGACGGGCTGCGAGGCGACGCGAAAGAGGCGGAAGGAAAGAGCGTTCATGAGGAGAAGCTGGTGCAGGCAAGCGGCCGCGGGCATCAGACGCAATCAGAAGCCCGGTCAAAGCAGAAGAAGTCTTCAGAGCCTTCAGCTGCGAGCGCCACGGCTGCTTCGTCAAGTCGCGGCTGCCACACAGCGCCCTCCCGGCACTCGTACCCCGCAGCCTCCACGCTGATCCCCAAACTCGCGGATAAAGTCGGTCTGAATTCGACGCGGTTGGCTCCTACTTCGGAGGAAGCGGGCGGCTCAGCGGCCAGCGAGAAGGACAGCAggcagaagaaggtgaagaagagcaTGAGCCACAGTGACGTCCAGTCCCACTTCAAGGGCGGACTGACTCTATCTGAGTCCTTCTCTGACGATGACATCCAACACAACGAGGACTTCGAGTCCTTTTCCGAGACCGACTCAGAGCTGGACAACCTGGACTACGACATGTTCACGCCCAAGAGCAGCAGGAGCGGCCCGGGCAGCCGTCCTCCCCTGAGGCGCACCAGGAGGCTTCCTCGCGGGAGGTCCCTGTCTGCGTCCCACGCAAGCCCGCTCATGACGTCGACGCCGTTCGGGACGTGTCGAAATTCCAACGGGTCCTCGATTGTGGAGTCGACCATCGTCCTCGGGGAAGAGCTGCAGTCTCCCAAGACCTTTCAGGCCCTCCTGCAGGACAAGTGCCTCAACCCGCCGGACACTGACGTTGAGTCGCAGGCAGGCGACCTAAAGGCGGACAAGAGCGCGCCCTTGCTGATTCGCGAGGCGGGCGACGTGGCCGTGCGGGGCGCCCGCGATGTGGTGATGAGCTACCACAGCGGCGGCGGAGCGGGGACCGCCGATCGGGTCATTCTCGACGACACCTTGTCCTTCACGTGGTCTGACGCCGAGAGCGAGTTCGAGTTCATCGACTTCAAGAAGGCCGAGCCGCCCAAGACTTGCGTGGTGTACCAGGGCATCACGCTGACCTCCAGCGTGACggccacgaccaccaccaccaccaccagcagcaTCGACAGGAAGGGCAGCGCCGTCAAGAGGTCCCACAGCATGAAAGGTAAGCCCACGAACGCCGCCCTGAACGCCAGGTAG